A genomic window from bacterium includes:
- a CDS encoding universal stress protein, producing the protein MFSKALIATDLSPVSFAVVKHLGGLKALGIKDCLLLQCLGLGELPGIAFGTIRDLLISNLAEQKRILKKQGFRVNTEVVMGSPQVEINKLAHEKKYPLVVVGSHGNTLASEILLGGVASAVIHHAVKPILLIRINIDNKKNIHLGKSDFLNHVLFPTDFSKNADNAFTYLQKMVESGAKRITLLHVQNKTRITPHLVHRLAEFNKIDMERLEKMKEKLTSKSKVSVNIQVDSGYPMTEIIRQSKKNKASLILMGSQGHGFVSEIFLGSVSHNVARNSKVPVLLIPMTR; encoded by the coding sequence ATGTTCTCAAAAGCATTAATCGCTACAGATCTTTCGCCTGTTTCTTTTGCTGTAGTAAAGCATCTTGGCGGGCTGAAAGCGCTTGGAATAAAGGATTGCTTGCTTTTGCAGTGTCTAGGATTAGGGGAACTTCCCGGCATTGCTTTCGGTACGATAAGGGATTTATTAATATCTAATCTTGCGGAACAGAAAAGAATTCTTAAGAAACAGGGATTTAGAGTAAATACTGAGGTTGTTATGGGTAGTCCTCAGGTGGAAATTAACAAACTTGCTCACGAAAAAAAATATCCTTTGGTAGTAGTGGGCTCTCACGGTAATACACTTGCCTCAGAAATTCTTCTTGGCGGAGTGGCAAGCGCTGTTATCCATCACGCGGTCAAGCCTATTCTTTTAATTCGCATTAATATTGATAATAAGAAGAACATTCATTTGGGTAAATCCGATTTCCTGAATCATGTGCTTTTCCCGACGGATTTCTCGAAGAACGCAGACAATGCTTTTACATATTTGCAAAAAATGGTTGAAAGCGGAGCAAAACGCATAACGCTTTTACATGTTCAAAACAAAACTCGTATTACCCCCCATCTTGTACATAGATTAGCGGAATTTAACAAAATTGATATGGAGCGTCTTGAAAAAATGAAAGAAAAATTGACGAGTAAAAGCAAAGTATCCGTAAATATTCAAGTGGACAGCGGCTATCCGATGACGGAAATAATCCGACAATCAAAGAAAAACAAAGCGTCTCTTATACTCATGGGGAGCCAAGGCCACGGATTTGTTAGCGAAATATTTTTGGGTAGTGTCAGCCATAACGTAGCCAGAAACTCAAAGGTGCCGGTTTTACTTATCCCGATGACCCGTTAA
- a CDS encoding TM0996/MTH895 family glutaredoxin-like protein: protein MKIEVLGTGCPKCKKLTEQAEEAVKELGISAEIVKVTDINEIMKYDVMVTPALVVNGEVKVSGRIPNIEEVKEWLK from the coding sequence ATGAAGATTGAGGTTTTAGGAACAGGTTGCCCGAAATGCAAAAAACTTACCGAACAAGCAGAAGAAGCAGTCAAAGAGCTTGGTATTTCAGCAGAAATCGTTAAAGTGACGGATATAAATGAAATTATGAAATATGATGTTATGGTGACTCCTGCGCTTGTTGTCAATGGCGAGGTGAAAGTCTCAGGCAGAATACCGAATATAGAAGAAGTTAAAGAATGGTTGAAGTAA